From Delphinus delphis chromosome X, mDelDel1.2, whole genome shotgun sequence, a single genomic window includes:
- the LOC132418346 gene encoding DDB1- and CUL4-associated factor 12-like protein 2 — protein MARQTGSRKRKAPALAAGGDGPLPPKKPKRPAALRSLLHYLKGREVGARGRAGLPGFEGKLRGYAVRKLPELLRERELALGTLNKVFASQWLNARQVVCGTKCNTLFVVDVQSGHITRIPLMRDRGPASARAQPSCGIHAIQLNPSKTLLATGGENPNSLAVYQLPTLDPVCLGDRHGHKDWIFAIAWMSDTVAVSGSRDGTVALWKMDPDMFHGSIAWHNDAGLPLYAHIRPRDVETIPRASTNPSNRKVRALAFSGKNQELGAVSLDGYFHLWKAQSNLSRLLSIRLPYCRENVCLTYCDELSLYAVGSQSHVSFLDPRQRQQNIRPLCSREGGTGVRSLSFYQHIVTVGTGHGCLLFYDIRAQTFLEERASASPHFPPGPAGRKLKLTCGRGWLNHDDLWVNYFGGIGEFPNALYTHCYNWPEMKLFVAGGPLPSGLHGNYAGLWS, from the coding sequence ATGGCGAGGCAAACAGGTAGCAGGAAGCGGAAAGCGCCGGCGCTCGCGGCGGGTGGGGACGGGCCGCTGCCTCCCAAGAAGCCCAAGCGGCCGGCGGCGCTGCGCTCGCTGCTGCACTACCTGAAGGGCCGCGAGGTGGGGGCGCGGGGCCGCGCCGGGCTCCCGGGCTTCGAGGGCAAGCTGCGCGGCTACGCGGTGCGGAAGCTGCCCGAGCTGCTGAGGGAGCGCGAGCTGGCGCTGGGCACCCTCAACAAGGTGTTCGCGTCGCAGTGGCTGAACGCCAGGCAGGTGGTGTGCGGCACCAAGTGCAACACGCTCTTCGTGGTGGACGTGCAGTCGGGCCACATCACGCGCATCCCCCTGATGCGGGACCGCGGGCCCGCGTCGGCCCGCGCCCAGCCGAGCTGCGGCATCCACGCCATCCAGCTGAATCCCTCCAAGACGCTTCTGGCCACCGGGGGCGAGAACCCCAACAGCCTGGCCGTCTACCAGCTGCCCACGCTGGACCCCGTGTGCCTGGGCGACCGCCACGGCCACAAGGACTGGATCTTCGCCATCGCCTGGATGAGCGACACGGTGGCCGTGAGTGGCTCCCGCGACGGCACCGTGGCGCTCTGGAAGATGGACCCCGACATGTTCCATGGCAGCATCGCCTGGCACAACGACGCGGGCCTCCCCCTGTACGCCCACATCCGTCCCAGGGACGTGGAGACCATCCCCAGGGCCAGCACCAACCCCAGTAACCGCAAGGTGCGGGCCCTGGCCTTCAGCGGCAAGAACCAGGAGCTGGGAGCCGTGTCCCTGGACGGCTACTTCCACCTGTGGAAAGCCCAGAGCAACCTGTCCAGGCTGCTGTCCATCAGGCTGCCCTACTGCCGAGAGAACGTGTGCCTGACCTACTGCGACGAGTTGTCCCTGTACGCGGTGGGCTCCCAGTCCCACGTCTCCTTCCTGGATCCGCGGCAGCGCCAGCAGAACATCCGGCCCCTGTGCTCCCGAGAGGGCGGCACGGGTGTGCGCTCCCTGAGCTTCTACCAGCACATCGTCACCGTGGGCACGGGCCACGGCTGCCTGCTCTTCTATGACATCCGCGCGCAGACGTTCCTGGAGGAGAGGGCCTCGGCCAGCCCGCACTTCCCTCCGGGGCCCGCAGGGAGGAAGCTCAAGCTCAcctgtggcagaggctggctcAACCACGATGACCTGTGGGTGAACTACTTCGGTGGCATCGGCGAGTTCCCCAACGCGCTCTACACGCACTGCTACAACTGGCCCGAGATGAAGCTCTTCGTCGCTGGGGGGCCTCTCCCTTCCGGCCTCCACGGGAACTATGCCGGCCTCTGGAGCTAA